The sequence ACTGTTTTCTATGCGCCTCACTGGTTTCAAAAAGACATCTTACACATCTTTAACACAAGAAATGGTGGACTATCGCTACATGGAGGATTAATAGGCGGATTTATCGGGATATTACTTTTCTCTCTTTATGTCTTATCAAATTCAAAGTACCGCTACTACAAGGTAATACTAAGACATAGAAATAATAAATTCATCTCAGATATCTGTTGTAGCAAATCACTTTTAGCAAGCTTACTATTAACCTTCAGTATATCAGATGCAATTGCGATATTCTGCCCAATCGGATTGCTGCTAGGACGCATCAGTAACTTCATCAACGGAGAGTTATACGGTACGGTAACAGAATTACCTATAGGTATTATCTTTGCAAAAGTTGACAGTTTCCCTAGACATCCAAGTCAGATATATGAAGCAATTCTAGAAGGCATCGTCCTCTTATTCATCACAACTAATCTCGCAAAAAATACAAAAATTTTGTCATTTCATGGCATGATCTCGGGCATAACATTGGTATTCTACTCGATATTTCGATATCTGTGCGAATTTTTACGCGCTCCTCTAGATGGACATGTAGAGTTTATGAACAGATTTATCACAAAAGGACAATCTTTGAGTGTCTACTCGTTATGCGTTGGAGGAGGTGTAATTTTATTCAGCATGCTTTTGAAGTTTTTAACTAGATATAGTAAAAAATGACAGTTGCATGTTGCGCGTCATAAACATGCATAGATACGAGTACATGTTATTTCATGAATATTGCAACTGAAGAATTTTACTTCCATTTACCGCAAGAACTCATAGCTCGATACCCTGTGACACCAAGGGATAGCTCGAAGCTACTATACATGAATAAAACAGGAGTATTGCAAGATTTATCTTTTAAAGATGTAGTAAAATTACTCAAAAAAAATGATGTATTGGTACTGAATGATACAAAGGTAATTCCTAGCATGCTTAAGTGCAGTACTAAGGATAGCAACACACGAGTAAGAATCGACATACTAAAACATTATCACGATCACGATATATTATATTGCAACGCACTTGTAACACCGAGAAAACATTGTCGACCAAATACAATACTGCAATGCATAAGTAATAAAAATACTACTCTTGAACTCTCCGTAGAAGATATTCAACAAAATATAGTCACTCTCAAAGTACATAGTAGTAAAAGCTTCCATGACATCATGAGAGAATACGGCAACGTTCCTCTGCCGCCATACATACTCAAAGCTCGTTCCGCACATAATATAATCGAAAAACAAGAAACAGATAAAGATAACTACCAAACAGTATATGCAAAATACGACGGCTCCATCGCTGCGCCTACCGCAGGCTTACACTTCACTGACACACTACTTGCAGAAATATCCAAAATAGGAGTAAAAATATGCTATATCACATTACACGTAGGATTAGGCACTTTCTTACCGATTAATACATCGCTACTAAACGAGCATAAAATGCACGAAGAAACATTCGAAGTCACTCAAGAGACAATCGATATACTACGAAATGCAAAGGAAAATCACTCAAGAATCGTAGCAGTTGGAACAACAAGTATAAGAGTTCTAGAGCACATCGCATTGCGCAATATATCAACTGCAAGTATCGGTACAACAGATATTTTCATTTCCCCTGGATATAAGTTCAAAACAGTAAACTCCATCATAACCAATTTTCATATGAGTAAGAGTACTCCTCTTGTGCTGGTGTGCGCTGCAGCAGGAAAAGAACAAATCTTCAACATGTATAAACATGCTATTGATGGTAAATACAGAATGCTGAGTTATGGAGACGCATGCATGATAGATGTTGTGACGAATGAATAACACATTTTTCTTCCATTGAATAAACAAAGCGCAATCTCAGCAAGCATCGTACGTACAACACCAATAAACGCATTGCAAAATCTGCTTTTATAGGACATAGTAATCATAAATCATGTTACTTTTAGATGCAGATGCAGCAGTCATCACAAAATCAGGACTTGATAAGCAAGTACCACAAGGAAATAAAATTCTGCCAACAACAAGCAATTTTTCAGCAAAAACAGGTAGAATTTTGTCAACAGCAGATACAATTTTATCAGGAGCAGATTAGCCTTCAACAGCGAGTAGTAAAAGATTATAAGCTACAAATAGATAGTGCAGAGCAACAAATGCAAGATCTTCATTCGCACATGCAGATGCTGCAAGAGCAAACATTACAACAGCAGCTTACTACATATTCTGATGTTTACCTTAGAGTAGTGCAGTTCTATATGTTCTTTATACGCGATGCAGAGTATCAGAATGCATATGCTATCAACTCGTACTTTGAAAGTGCCTGTAATGTGATATCTCCTGCTCTTTATCAACCTTATATGTTACAGGAATTACCTGATTATGTAGACCGTATTCGTGCCTCTTACGATCTAGACGATAACGAAGAGTTAGTTCTTTTTAATGAATACACTGTTCTATTACATCAGATACAAGATACCGTATCTTCTTATGAAGATGAATCTGCAGTACGTCAGTATGCCGTTGCAATGTATGTCTTCTTTAGAGCTGCATGCGATTTCACTGATGAAGAACAACGACTTCCAGAAGAGATGTTGGAGACGATACGTGGATTTCGCAGTGAGCAAAATATGACTCAGATACTACAACAGCAAATACAGCAAAATGATGTACAATTACTTCCTATAGAACCTCAGCAGCAGTTGATAATGCTTCAACAGTTAGAGCCTTCTTATCAGCAGGAAGTTTCTAGCAAACAGCAAAAGTTATCTGAGGATCAGCAGCAGCTATCTGAATATCAGCAGCGGTTATCCGAATATCAACAAGAATTGTCCGAACGTCGGGAGAGAGTATCTCAATTTCAACAACGACTATCCGAATATCAGCAAGAACAGGAGATAATACTTCAGCAACAAGCGCTTCAACAACAGGAAGGTGACGCTAATCAAGACGAAATTCCGGTACAATGTGGATTCGCAGCAGATATCGAGAATATATCCGATCACAACAGCATCCATGATGAGATCTAGTAATTGATATACAAGCACCTTTTCTACAGCTTACGTTCGAAGTCGCATATTGCAAGAGGTGTTTTCGTGAGATATTGTTATAGTATATCAACTATATATCGCATAAATGAAGGAATCGTCGCAGAACACTCAACAACATGAAATGACTGAGCTAAAAGTAGCAGAGCCATGGCGAAAGACTCTTCAATCTCAAGAAATTGTCTCACAGTTAGCATCTTTTTCTGAGGACGATATAGCTTTTTCTCAAAGCCGAGTACACTATTATCAAGAGCAAGTAGTTTTTTTGCAACAGCAAATAAGTTACTACCAACAGCAAGTAGAATTTACTGAAAAGCAAATAAGTCACCACCAACAGCAAGTAGAATTCACTGAAAGACAAATAAGTTACTACCAGCAACAAGTAAGCAACTTACAGCAGCAGGCGCAAGACTTTCACTCACACATGCAGATGCTACAAGAGCAAACATTGCAACAGACACTTGCTATATATTCCGATGTTTACCTTAGAATAGTGAAGCCCTATATGTCCTTTATGTGTCATAGAACAGAATTTCATCATCCACACGTTATCAGTGCGCACTTTAAAAGTGCTTGTAACATGATATCTCCTACTCTCTATCAACCTTATATGTTACAGGAATTACCTAATTACATAGACCATATTCGTGCTTCTTACGATCTAGATGATAGCGAAGAGTTAGCTTTTTTTAATGAATACACTGCTCTATTACATCAGATACAAGATACTGTATCTTCTCATGAGGATGAATCTGCAGTACGTCAGTATGCTGTTGCAATGTACGTCTTCTTTAGAGCTATATGCAATTTCACTGATGAAGAACAACGACCTTCAGAAGAGATGTTAGAGGCGATACATGAGTTTCGTAGCAAGCAAAGTATGACTCAGATGCTGCAACAGCAAGTGCACCAAAGTGATACACAATTGCTTCCTGTAGAACCTCAGCAGCAGTTGACAATGCTTCAACAGTTAGAGCCTTCTTATCAGCGGGAGATTTCTGAAAATCAGCAAACATTATCTGGATATCAGCAAGAGCTACTTTCACATCTGCAAGATGTATCTGAATATCAACGTGAATCATTCGAATGTCAACAGATGGTATCTCAATATCAACAACAACTGCCCGAATGTCAGCAAGAGTTATTTAGATATCAACAAACATTAGCTGAGTGTCAACGAGAATTGTCATATCGGCAAGAACAAGTGCCTCAGCAACGAGTGCTTCAGCAGGAAGGTGACGCTAATCAAGATGAAATCCCGGTACAATGTGGATTCGCAGCAGATATCGAGAATATATCCGATCACAACAGCATCCACGATGAGATCTAGTAATTGATACGCTAATCGATACTCTATATTCATTACTAAAAATTTCATAATCTTCACTGTTTCTTGTGATCATTTTATTACTGACAAATTAACAGTGTAACCTTGCTCTTCCATATCTTGTATACTTCTCAAGAATATGAAGGTAAGCGTGTATTTGCATCTCATAGCAATACACTGCTACTCATCATACGACTCAGACATCTAAATATTTTAGCTGAAATCTCTATATCGCCATACTTTCACAAAAAGATGAATATATCTATTTTGTAGAATTAATTCTTTTTAAAGAAATATTGACATAGTTTTGCTTCATCATCATACCTAATATATACTATCTCTTCATTTTTTAACTCTTCTAAGTTCTCATTATTCAGATCATACTTTGACTTCGATTTCCATACTATGATGACGTTATTTTCGTTATCATGCGTAGCAATTCTTACATATGCGCCATCGTGTTTTCGGTTACTATCTAAAAAAGATGATAACCTTTTCATGCTTTGAAAATCAGTGATAGGAAAAATATAGTCCTTCACTTTATCATAAGCATCTATTCTTTCTACAGATTCTACTGTAATCCTTACTCCAAAATTATCTTTTCTTATTTCCACATTACAAACAATAATCTGCCCTTCGGCTAACAGATCTTTCTGCGCTATTAAAATTGCTTCATTAAAAATCGATACATCAAGAAAGCCAGTTTCGTCACATAACTGCATAAATGCGAACTTCCCTCCTTTGCCACTGCTAGACGAACGTACTTTCAACGATGTAATGATACCTGCGACTTTTTTTGTGATATCTTTTTGCTCTTCATTTTCTATCTTAAATACTAGTTCTTCTATTTCCGATATCTGACTTACAAAAGATCGTTGCAAATCCAATCTCCATATCTGAAGCGGATTGTGTAGTAAATAAAATCCAAGCGCTTGATATTCGAACATTGCACGTTCATTATCGTTAAGAGAAGATGTTTTGATAAAATTTTCTAGC is a genomic window of Candidatus Fokinia solitaria containing:
- the lgt gene encoding prolipoprotein diacylglyceryl transferase, encoding MINNLDPIAFHVLGFDIYWYGIFYGFSFLICSLMMGYFLNLEVIEAEQTSFNNKHSISILNGKYGDRLLIFLVLSVILGSRLGYTVFYAPHWFQKDILHIFNTRNGGLSLHGGLIGGFIGILLFSLYVLSNSKYRYYKVILRHRNNKFISDICCSKSLLASLLLTFSISDAIAIFCPIGLLLGRISNFINGELYGTVTELPIGIIFAKVDSFPRHPSQIYEAILEGIVLLFITTNLAKNTKILSFHGMISGITLVFYSIFRYLCEFLRAPLDGHVEFMNRFITKGQSLSVYSLCVGGGVILFSMLLKFLTRYSKK
- the queA gene encoding tRNA preQ1(34) S-adenosylmethionine ribosyltransferase-isomerase QueA; translated protein: MNIATEEFYFHLPQELIARYPVTPRDSSKLLYMNKTGVLQDLSFKDVVKLLKKNDVLVLNDTKVIPSMLKCSTKDSNTRVRIDILKHYHDHDILYCNALVTPRKHCRPNTILQCISNKNTTLELSVEDIQQNIVTLKVHSSKSFHDIMREYGNVPLPPYILKARSAHNIIEKQETDKDNYQTVYAKYDGSIAAPTAGLHFTDTLLAEISKIGVKICYITLHVGLGTFLPINTSLLNEHKMHEETFEVTQETIDILRNAKENHSRIVAVGTTSIRVLEHIALRNISTASIGTTDIFISPGYKFKTVNSIITNFHMSKSTPLVLVCAAAGKEQIFNMYKHAIDGKYRMLSYGDACMIDVVTNE